The Lycium barbarum isolate Lr01 chromosome 9, ASM1917538v2, whole genome shotgun sequence genome has a segment encoding these proteins:
- the LOC132609121 gene encoding PRA1 family protein B3 produces MASQTTLPISSPQSTDPPIATPAFRSFISRLSSSIRQGFSQRRPWVELLDRTSFARPDSVSEAASRVRKNFSYFRVNYISLLAGVLALSLLSHPFSLLVLLALVAGWFFLYLFRPSDQPVVVLGRTFSDRETLGILVVCTIVVVFLTSVGSLLISAMLVGLAIVAAHGAFRVPEDLFLDDQEPANAGFLSFLGGAASSAAAAAAAAPAVAARV; encoded by the coding sequence ATGGCTTCTCAAACAACACTTCCAATCTCAAGTCCACAATCGACAGATCCACCAATCGCTACACCAGCCTTCCGTTCATTCATCTCCCGTTTATCATCTTCAATCCGTCAAGGTTTCTCTCAACGCCGTCCTTGGGTAGAACTTCTTGATCGGACTTCTTTCGCCCGACccgactccgtatccgaagccgCATCGCGCGTGCGCAAAAACTTCTCTTACTTCCGGGTCAACTACATCTCCTTACTCGCAGGCGTACTCGCTCTTTCCCTTCTCTCACATCCTTTCTCTCTCCTCGTACTTCTCGCTCTCGTCGCTGGATGGTTTTTCCTCTATTTGTTCCGCCCCTCCGATCAGCCTGTCGTTGTACTTGGTCGCACTTTCTCTGATCGCGAGACGTTAGGGATATTAGTGGTGTGTACTATTGTTGTGGTGTTCCTCACTAGTGTGGGGTCGCTGCTTATATCTGCGATGCTTGTCGGACTCGCGATTGTTGCTGCTCATGGTGCTTTTAGGGTTCCTGAGGATTTGTTCCTTGATGATCAAGAACCAGCAAATGCGGGATTCCTTTCCTTCTTAGGTGGTGCTGCCTCATCTGCCGCTGCTGCTGCCGCCGCTGCCCCTGCTGTTGCTGCTCGCGTGTAG